In Streptomyces sp. RFCAC02, the following proteins share a genomic window:
- a CDS encoding MMPL family transporter encodes MTAPARATAARRARWPKFVLFFAALFLIDAVLVGGGVADRLLNGGTEDTSSESARATELLEETFPTSQPNFVLLVHPTGGAAVDDLDVAREGILLGERLAFEPDLSGVTSYWQTGADQLRSEDGDYAMVLGHISGGEDEAQATLARIAPQYSGTPEGTEHIEVTIGGRVAVLDEVQSTIEEDLLTAELIALPITLLILVLVFGGVVAALLPLGVGIVAILGTNAAVRVITEFTDVSVFAQNLTTALGLGLAIDYALLIVRRYREELAAGAEPADAVATTVRTAGRAVLFSALTVAVSLSAMLVFPLYFLRSFAYAGISVVILAAAAALTLLPALLMLLGHRVDALRIRRRRNRPAAGPAEEGRGWLRIARASVGRAPLFAIGTTVVLVVIGLPFLNVQFGTTDDRQLPQGAEARVAQDVIRSDFDSSATATVEIVAREADSARETVADALDRYAVALSGLPGVSYVDTPVGTYEDGEQTVSPTPAHSVRADAGMSHISVVPDSGMEISSPEAGTLVGSVREIGARAEFRDFETLVGGEAAVLADSKEAISSRLLWAGVIIVGASLVLMFLLTGSLFIPVMSVVLNALSLTAMFGAVVWVFQDGNLSGLLGFTATGTIEVTLPVLMFCVAFGLSMDYGVFLLSRVTEEYRRSGDSRAAIIAGVQRTGGVITAAALILSVVLVAIGTSRITNTKMLGLGVALAVIVDSTVVRGLLVPAVMRLGGRATWWAPAPLRRFQQRFGLREEPLEPEPAAPPPPGTAVPAGPPREPVLEETP; translated from the coding sequence ATGACCGCACCCGCACGCGCCACCGCCGCCCGCAGGGCGCGCTGGCCGAAGTTCGTCCTGTTCTTCGCCGCGCTGTTCCTCATCGACGCCGTCCTCGTCGGCGGCGGGGTCGCGGACCGGCTGCTCAACGGCGGCACCGAGGACACCTCCTCCGAGTCGGCCCGCGCCACCGAGCTGCTGGAGGAGACCTTCCCCACCAGCCAGCCGAACTTCGTCCTCCTCGTCCACCCCACCGGCGGCGCCGCCGTCGACGACCTCGACGTGGCCCGCGAGGGCATCCTCCTCGGCGAACGGCTCGCGTTCGAACCCGACCTGTCCGGCGTCACGTCCTACTGGCAGACCGGTGCCGACCAGCTCAGGTCCGAGGACGGCGACTACGCCATGGTGCTCGGCCACATCAGCGGCGGCGAGGACGAGGCCCAGGCCACCCTGGCCCGCATCGCCCCGCAGTACAGCGGCACGCCGGAGGGCACCGAGCACATCGAGGTGACGATCGGCGGGCGCGTCGCCGTCCTCGACGAGGTGCAGTCCACCATCGAGGAGGACCTGCTCACCGCCGAGCTGATCGCCCTGCCGATCACCCTGCTGATCCTCGTCCTCGTCTTCGGCGGCGTCGTGGCGGCGCTGCTGCCCCTCGGCGTCGGGATCGTCGCCATCCTCGGCACGAACGCCGCGGTGCGCGTCATCACCGAGTTCACCGACGTGTCGGTCTTCGCCCAGAACCTCACCACCGCGCTCGGCCTCGGCCTCGCGATCGACTACGCGCTCCTGATCGTCCGCCGCTACCGCGAGGAACTCGCCGCGGGCGCGGAGCCGGCCGACGCCGTCGCCACCACCGTCCGCACGGCCGGCCGCGCGGTGCTGTTCTCCGCCCTCACCGTCGCCGTGTCGCTGTCGGCGATGCTCGTCTTCCCGCTCTACTTCCTGCGCTCCTTCGCCTACGCCGGCATCAGCGTCGTCATCCTCGCCGCCGCTGCCGCCCTCACCCTGCTGCCCGCCCTGCTGATGCTCCTCGGCCACCGCGTGGACGCCCTGCGCATCCGGCGGCGCCGGAACCGGCCCGCCGCCGGGCCGGCCGAGGAGGGCCGCGGGTGGCTGCGGATCGCGCGGGCCTCCGTCGGCCGCGCCCCGCTGTTCGCCATCGGCACCACCGTCGTCCTCGTCGTCATCGGACTGCCCTTCCTGAACGTCCAGTTCGGCACGACGGACGACCGGCAGCTCCCGCAGGGCGCGGAGGCGCGCGTCGCCCAGGACGTGATCCGCTCCGACTTCGACAGCAGCGCCACCGCGACCGTCGAGATCGTCGCCCGCGAGGCCGACTCCGCGCGCGAGACGGTGGCCGACGCCCTCGACCGGTACGCCGTCGCCCTCTCCGGGCTGCCCGGTGTCTCGTACGTGGACACCCCGGTCGGCACCTACGAGGACGGCGAGCAGACCGTCTCGCCCACCCCCGCCCACTCCGTCCGCGCCGACGCGGGCATGAGCCACATCTCCGTCGTCCCCGACTCCGGCATGGAGATCAGCTCTCCCGAGGCCGGCACGCTGGTCGGCTCGGTCCGCGAGATCGGCGCCCGCGCCGAGTTCAGGGACTTCGAGACGCTGGTGGGCGGCGAGGCGGCCGTCCTCGCCGACAGCAAGGAGGCCATCTCCTCCCGCCTGCTGTGGGCCGGCGTCATCATCGTCGGCGCCTCGCTCGTCCTGATGTTCCTGCTGACCGGCAGCCTCTTCATCCCCGTCATGTCGGTCGTGCTGAACGCCCTGAGCCTCACCGCCATGTTCGGCGCGGTCGTCTGGGTCTTCCAGGACGGCAACCTGTCCGGACTCCTCGGCTTCACCGCGACCGGCACGATCGAGGTCACACTGCCGGTGCTGATGTTCTGCGTGGCGTTCGGTCTGTCGATGGACTACGGCGTCTTCCTCCTGTCGCGCGTCACCGAGGAGTACCGCCGCAGCGGCGACTCCCGCGCGGCGATCATCGCGGGCGTGCAGCGCACCGGAGGCGTCATCACCGCCGCGGCGCTCATCCTGTCCGTCGTCCTGGTCGCCATCGGGACCTCCCGCATCACCAACACCAAGATGCTCGGCCTCGGCGTCGCCCTCGCCGTCATCGTCGACTCCACGGTGGTGCGCGGCCTGCTGGTGCCGGCCGTCATGCGCCTGGGCGGACGCGCCACCTGGTGGGCGCCGGCGCCCCTGCGCCGCTTCCAGCAGCGGTTCGGCCTCCGCGAGGAACCCCTCGAACCGGAGCCCGCGGCCCCGCCACCACCGGGCACGGCGGTCCCG
- a CDS encoding FAD-dependent monooxygenase — protein MTDDHTVLIVGAGPTGLTAACTLLLHGVPVTVVDRRGGPATAPKALVLWSGALEALDRLGVAEPLAGRALALAGASYWSRGRKVAAVRFGGLAGTRFPGPLCVPQPVTEELLYDRLTRLGGSVRWNTEVTAVTTAPERVTAVLRSTDPAQPAESTETATWLIAADGMHSTVRDRVGVPFEGATYPRDFLLGDVVLDAGGGTALPDREAQYHLTPDGVLVVVSLPEGGHRVFFDQRAGTRTDRPDTAELQRLLDARGPGRWRITDTWWSSRFQVHTKVAAAFRSGRVFLAGDAAHVHSPAGGQGLNTGVQDGYDIGWKLAAACRTGDTALLDSYEAERRPAAVRAVANADRQTRLWLIRNPLLRRLRDAVLGRLSRRGALERRFVPELAQVDLDHSASPAVQRGAGPEGPFRPGRRVPDLALTPLHGTDAATLHGYVAAGRHTVLVIDDGRAPDRAAQAAAEVRRRTGDGRTAVLLVRAGSGGVPAPGEAPAHDLASAAPDEDRAAQLVYVRPDGTVGARCAPDRVTDLLAHLPVSAPAASGDLSGPR, from the coding sequence ATGACCGACGACCACACCGTCCTGATCGTCGGCGCGGGCCCCACCGGGCTCACCGCCGCCTGCACGCTGCTCCTCCACGGCGTGCCCGTCACGGTCGTGGACCGCCGCGGCGGACCGGCCACCGCGCCGAAGGCCCTGGTGCTGTGGAGCGGCGCCCTGGAGGCCCTGGACCGCCTCGGCGTCGCCGAGCCCCTCGCCGGCCGCGCCCTCGCGCTGGCCGGCGCCTCCTACTGGTCGCGCGGCCGCAAGGTCGCCGCCGTACGGTTCGGCGGCCTGGCCGGCACCCGGTTCCCCGGGCCGCTGTGCGTCCCGCAGCCCGTCACCGAGGAACTGCTGTACGACCGCCTCACCCGCCTCGGCGGCTCGGTCCGCTGGAACACCGAGGTCACCGCGGTCACCACCGCGCCCGAGCGCGTCACCGCCGTCCTGCGCTCGACGGACCCCGCACAGCCCGCGGAGAGCACCGAGACCGCGACCTGGCTGATCGCGGCCGACGGCATGCACAGCACGGTCCGCGACCGGGTCGGCGTCCCGTTCGAGGGCGCCACCTACCCCCGTGACTTCCTCCTCGGCGACGTCGTGCTCGACGCGGGCGGCGGCACCGCCCTGCCCGACCGCGAGGCGCAGTACCACCTGACGCCCGACGGGGTCCTCGTCGTCGTGTCGCTGCCGGAGGGCGGCCACCGCGTCTTCTTCGACCAGCGGGCCGGCACCCGCACCGACCGGCCGGACACCGCCGAGCTCCAGCGGCTCCTCGACGCGCGCGGCCCGGGCCGCTGGCGCATCACCGACACCTGGTGGAGCAGCCGCTTCCAGGTCCACACGAAGGTCGCCGCCGCGTTCCGCTCGGGACGGGTGTTCCTCGCCGGCGACGCCGCGCACGTCCACAGCCCGGCCGGCGGCCAGGGCCTCAACACCGGCGTCCAGGACGGCTACGACATCGGCTGGAAGCTCGCCGCAGCCTGCCGCACCGGCGACACCGCCCTGCTGGACAGCTACGAGGCGGAACGCCGCCCCGCCGCCGTCCGCGCCGTCGCCAACGCCGACCGGCAGACCAGACTGTGGCTCATCCGCAATCCGCTGCTGCGCCGCCTGCGCGACGCGGTCCTCGGCCGGCTGTCGCGCCGCGGCGCGCTGGAGCGGCGCTTCGTCCCCGAGCTGGCCCAGGTCGACCTCGACCACTCCGCGAGCCCCGCCGTCCAGCGCGGCGCCGGCCCCGAGGGACCGTTCCGGCCCGGCCGCCGCGTCCCCGACCTCGCGCTCACCCCGCTGCACGGCACCGACGCCGCCACGCTGCACGGCTACGTCGCCGCCGGCCGCCACACCGTCCTCGTCATCGACGACGGCCGCGCCCCGGACCGCGCCGCGCAGGCCGCAGCCGAGGTCAGGCGCCGCACCGGCGACGGGCGCACCGCCGTGCTGCTCGTGCGCGCGGGCTCCGGCGGCGTCCCCGCGCCCGGCGAGGCACCCGCGCACGACCTCGCGTCCGCCGCCCCCGACGAGGACCGCGCCGCCCAGCTCGTGTACGTCAGGCCCGACGGCACGGTCGGTGCCCGCTGCGCGCCGGACCGGGTCACGGACCTGCTCGCGCACCTGCCCGTGTCCGCGCCCGCCGCGTCCGGCGACCTGTCGGGACCCAGGTGA
- a CDS encoding HAD family phosphatase, which produces MGLNRIDTLVVDYGGVLTNPLGETYQLFANRVGVPLETIVTAFLRATERYGATPMADLETGAITEAEMIGRVTAELPPGTGDILAGRPFGELWFRGRHANDDLVAYLHAVRAAGVRVALLTNNVREWRPRWRATLPVDELFDLVVDSSEEGVRKPDPEIYHRLLTRLNVAPDRCVFLDDTEENLVPARELGMHTVAFSTTAQAVKDVGTLLDLDVDLTAEGVGA; this is translated from the coding sequence GTGGGTCTGAACCGGATCGACACCCTCGTCGTCGACTACGGCGGCGTCCTCACCAATCCCCTCGGTGAGACGTACCAGTTGTTCGCGAACCGGGTCGGCGTCCCGCTGGAGACGATCGTCACGGCGTTCCTGCGGGCCACCGAGCGGTACGGCGCCACGCCCATGGCCGACCTGGAGACCGGCGCCATCACGGAGGCCGAGATGATCGGCCGCGTCACCGCCGAGCTGCCGCCCGGCACCGGCGACATCCTGGCCGGCCGGCCGTTCGGCGAGCTGTGGTTCCGCGGCCGCCACGCCAACGACGACCTCGTCGCCTACCTGCACGCGGTCCGCGCCGCCGGCGTCAGGGTCGCGCTGCTCACGAACAACGTCCGCGAATGGCGGCCGCGCTGGCGCGCCACGCTCCCTGTGGACGAGCTGTTCGACCTGGTCGTCGACTCGTCCGAGGAGGGCGTGCGCAAGCCGGACCCGGAGATCTACCACCGGCTCCTCACCCGGCTCAACGTCGCGCCCGACCGGTGCGTCTTCCTCGACGACACGGAGGAAAACCTCGTGCCCGCCCGCGAGTTGGGCATGCACACCGTTGCGTTCAGCACCACAGCACAGGCCGTCAAGGACGTCGGCACGCTGCTGGATCTCGATGTGGATCTCACCGCTGAAGGAGTCGGGGCATGA
- a CDS encoding ScbA/BarX family gamma-butyrolactone biosynthesis protein produces MTLPMELPSSTDRERLRFDATVPRALVHRASVAEVFITDSIAAPGNRPGAAEAAFEVAAQLPRGHLIGENPASYDFLLIVEVLRQAGVFVAHRHLDVPLDSAFIFKEMHYRVRSLAALRIGARPAQVVIRMTVRPARNRAGRVLGLDFDGVLEIDGTAALQAAGGLTFVSRRAFDMLRAKGRERVRGADPGATLVARLAPAPPAAIGRRDPRNVVVTDPAVDTGGNALARVVVDTAHPHLFDHQLDHVPGNLQLEAARQVAVAAVARLHGLSPEHLVVTALGTTFTEFAELDLATTVLAKVGGVRQGEELGLLTVPVAVRTEQSGTVCSDVTVEVAQWV; encoded by the coding sequence ATGACCCTGCCCATGGAACTCCCCTCATCCACGGACCGCGAGCGGCTGCGCTTCGACGCGACCGTCCCGCGCGCGCTGGTGCACCGCGCGTCCGTGGCCGAGGTGTTCATCACCGATTCCATCGCCGCCCCCGGCAACCGGCCCGGTGCCGCCGAGGCGGCGTTCGAGGTCGCGGCACAGCTCCCGCGCGGGCACCTCATCGGGGAGAACCCGGCATCGTACGACTTCCTGCTCATCGTGGAAGTCCTGCGGCAGGCGGGCGTGTTCGTCGCGCACCGGCACCTCGACGTCCCGCTGGACAGCGCGTTCATCTTCAAAGAGATGCACTACCGCGTGCGGTCCCTGGCCGCGCTGCGCATCGGCGCGCGCCCCGCGCAGGTCGTCATCCGCATGACGGTCCGGCCGGCGCGCAACCGCGCCGGCCGCGTCCTCGGTCTCGACTTCGACGGCGTCCTGGAGATCGACGGGACCGCCGCGCTCCAGGCCGCCGGCGGGCTCACCTTCGTCAGCCGCCGGGCGTTCGACATGCTCAGGGCCAAGGGGCGGGAGCGCGTGCGCGGGGCCGACCCCGGCGCGACGCTCGTCGCCCGGCTCGCGCCCGCGCCCCCCGCCGCCATCGGGCGCCGCGACCCGCGCAACGTCGTGGTGACCGATCCGGCCGTGGACACCGGGGGCAACGCGCTCGCCCGTGTCGTCGTCGACACGGCGCACCCGCACCTGTTCGACCACCAGCTCGACCACGTGCCGGGGAACCTCCAGCTGGAGGCCGCCCGGCAGGTCGCCGTCGCGGCGGTCGCCCGGCTGCACGGCCTGTCCCCCGAGCACCTCGTGGTGACCGCGCTCGGCACCACGTTCACCGAATTCGCCGAACTCGACCTGGCCACCACCGTGCTGGCCAAGGTGGGCGGCGTGCGCCAGGGCGAGGAGCTGGGGCTCCTCACCGTGCCCGTCGCCGTCCGCACCGAGCAGAGCGGCACCGTCTGCAGCGATGTCACCGTGGAGGTGGCCCAGTGGGTCTGA
- the dhaK gene encoding dihydroxyacetone kinase subunit DhaK, with the protein MRMLINGADRIVEDALRGIALAHPELRVDVAGRVVVRRDAPVAGKVALVSGGGSGHEPLHAGFVGPGMLDAACPGEVFTSPVPDQMLKAAQAVDGGAGVLFVVKNYTGDVLNFDMAAELADDEGIAVERVVVADDVAVTDSLYTAGRRGTGGTLFVEKLAGAAAEAGAPLAEVAAVARRTAERCRSFGVALTAPSSPAKGGPTFDLPAGELELGIGIHGEPGRERRPVMTAAEIAAYTVDALLTDRRPAGPVLALVNGMGGTPLLELYGFAADVRRVLDERGVTVARTLVGNYVTSLDMAGCSVTLCEADDEALRLWDAPVSTPALRRGR; encoded by the coding sequence ATGCGGATGCTGATCAACGGAGCCGACCGGATCGTCGAGGACGCCCTGCGGGGCATCGCCCTCGCCCACCCCGAGCTGCGCGTGGACGTGGCGGGGCGCGTGGTCGTCCGCCGCGACGCGCCCGTCGCGGGCAAGGTGGCCCTCGTGTCGGGCGGCGGCTCGGGGCACGAACCGCTGCACGCCGGCTTCGTCGGGCCCGGCATGCTGGACGCGGCCTGTCCCGGCGAGGTGTTCACCTCCCCGGTGCCGGACCAGATGCTGAAGGCCGCGCAGGCCGTGGACGGCGGCGCCGGCGTGCTGTTCGTCGTGAAGAACTACACGGGGGACGTCCTCAACTTCGACATGGCCGCCGAGCTGGCCGACGACGAGGGCATCGCCGTCGAACGGGTCGTCGTTGCGGACGACGTGGCCGTGACCGACAGCCTGTACACGGCGGGCCGGCGCGGCACCGGCGGCACGCTGTTCGTGGAGAAGCTGGCGGGCGCGGCGGCCGAGGCCGGGGCGCCGCTCGCGGAGGTCGCCGCGGTGGCGCGGCGGACGGCCGAGCGCTGCCGCAGCTTCGGCGTGGCGCTGACGGCGCCGTCGTCGCCGGCGAAGGGCGGGCCGACGTTCGACCTGCCGGCGGGCGAGCTGGAGCTCGGCATCGGCATCCACGGCGAGCCGGGCCGCGAGCGGCGCCCCGTCATGACGGCGGCCGAGATCGCCGCGTACACGGTGGACGCGCTGCTGACGGACCGCAGGCCGGCCGGTCCCGTCCTGGCCCTCGTCAACGGCATGGGCGGCACACCGCTCCTGGAGCTGTACGGTTTCGCCGCGGACGTGCGGCGCGTCCTGGACGAGCGGGGCGTCACGGTGGCGCGTACGCTCGTCGGCAACTACGTGACCTCGCTCGACATGGCCGGCTGCTCGGTCACGCTGTGCGAGGCGGACGACGAGGCGCTGCGGCTGTGGGACGCGCCGGTCAGCACGCCCGCGCTGCGCCGGGGCCGCTGA
- the dhaL gene encoding dihydroxyacetone kinase subunit DhaL has product MAARDTGFFRRWLTLAAAAVERETGRLTDLDSAIGDADHGSNLRRGFAAVSAALAEEEPATPGAVLTVAGRTLISTVGGASGPLYGTLLRRTGKALGGAETVGDEELREALRAGVDAVVRLGGAAAGDKTMLDALLPAVEALPDTAEAARAAAAGAEATVPLQARKGRASYLGERSKGHMDPGAASAALLIGALAEAEGQDGDD; this is encoded by the coding sequence GTGGCGGCGAGGGACACCGGATTCTTCCGGCGCTGGCTGACGCTGGCCGCCGCGGCGGTGGAGCGGGAGACCGGCCGGCTGACGGATCTCGACTCGGCCATCGGCGACGCGGACCACGGCAGCAACCTGCGGCGCGGGTTCGCCGCCGTGTCGGCCGCGCTGGCGGAGGAGGAGCCGGCGACGCCGGGCGCCGTGCTGACGGTGGCCGGCAGGACGCTCATCTCCACGGTCGGCGGCGCGTCGGGTCCGCTCTACGGGACGCTGCTGCGCCGTACCGGCAAGGCCCTCGGCGGCGCGGAGACCGTCGGCGACGAGGAGCTGCGGGAGGCGCTGCGCGCCGGCGTCGACGCGGTGGTGCGGCTCGGCGGCGCGGCGGCGGGCGACAAGACGATGCTGGACGCGCTGCTGCCCGCGGTCGAGGCCCTGCCGGACACCGCCGAGGCCGCCCGCGCCGCGGCGGCGGGCGCCGAGGCGACCGTCCCGCTGCAGGCCCGCAAGGGCAGGGCCAGTTACCTGGGCGAACGCAGCAAGGGCCACATGGACCCGGGCGCGGCGTCGGCCGCCCTGCTGATCGGGGCGCTGGCGGAGGCGGAGGGGCAGGACGGGGATGACTGA
- a CDS encoding PTS fructose transporter subunit IIA codes for MTDRADRRVVGIVLVSHSEEVAAAVARMAAGLAGGGDLAPVLPAGGRDDGGFGTSAARIADAVRRADRGAGVAVLADLGSAVLTVKSLVADAEDEGGLPDGVRLLDAPFVEGAVAALVTASAGADLDAVAGAAADAYAYRKV; via the coding sequence ATGACTGACCGTGCCGACCGCCGGGTGGTGGGGATCGTGCTCGTCTCGCACAGCGAGGAGGTCGCCGCCGCCGTGGCGCGGATGGCGGCGGGGCTCGCCGGCGGCGGGGACCTGGCGCCGGTGCTCCCCGCCGGGGGCAGGGACGACGGCGGCTTCGGCACGTCGGCGGCCCGGATCGCCGACGCGGTGCGGCGGGCCGACCGGGGCGCCGGGGTCGCCGTGCTCGCGGACCTCGGCAGCGCGGTGCTCACGGTGAAGTCCCTCGTCGCGGACGCCGAGGACGAGGGCGGGCTGCCGGACGGCGTGCGGCTTCTCGACGCGCCGTTCGTCGAGGGCGCGGTCGCGGCCCTGGTGACGGCGTCGGCCGGCGCCGACCTCGACGCCGTGGCGGGCGCCGCCGCCGACGCGTACGCCTACCGCAAGGTCTGA
- a CDS encoding NUDIX domain-containing protein, translated as MPTPDFILDLRRHIGHAPLVLPGVSMVVRDDAGRVLLGRRADTGRWALIGGIPEPGEQPAQAAVREVYEETAVRCAVERVLLVQALEPTHYPNGDVVQYTDIALLCRATGGEARVNDDESLEVGWFTPDALPPLTPFAHHRLALAREEGPTWFEPAEADQTLR; from the coding sequence ATGCCGACTCCTGACTTCATCCTCGATCTGCGCCGCCACATCGGGCACGCCCCGCTCGTACTGCCCGGCGTCAGCATGGTGGTGCGCGACGACGCGGGCCGCGTCCTGCTGGGGCGCCGCGCCGACACCGGGCGGTGGGCGCTCATCGGCGGCATCCCCGAGCCCGGCGAGCAGCCCGCGCAGGCCGCCGTCCGCGAGGTGTACGAGGAGACCGCCGTCCGCTGCGCCGTCGAACGCGTCCTGCTCGTCCAGGCCCTGGAGCCCACCCACTACCCGAACGGCGACGTCGTCCAGTACACGGACATCGCGCTGCTGTGCCGGGCGACGGGCGGCGAGGCGCGGGTCAACGACGACGAGTCGCTGGAGGTCGGCTGGTTCACCCCCGACGCCCTGCCGCCGCTGACGCCGTTCGCCCACCACCGGCTCGCGCTCGCCCGGGAGGAAGGGCCGACCTGGTTCGAGCCGGCGGAGGCGGATCAGACCTTGCGGTAG